One part of the Microtus ochrogaster isolate Prairie Vole_2 chromosome 16, MicOch1.0, whole genome shotgun sequence genome encodes these proteins:
- the Fam50b gene encoding protein FAM50B, whose translation MAQYKGTMREAGRAMHLIKKREKQKEQMEVLKQRIAEETIMKSKVDKKFSAHYDAVEAELKSSTVGLVTLNDMKAKQEALLREREMQLAKREQQEQRRLQLEMLREKERRRERKRKISNLSFTLDEEDDQEDGRWGEGTEAQSGGPKKNLGKNPDVDTSFLPDREREEEENRLREELRQEWEAKREKVKGEEVEITFSYWDGSGHRRMVRMRKGSTVQQFLKRALQGLRRDFRELRAVGVEQLMYVKEDLILPHYHTFYDFIVAKARGKSGPLFSFDVHDDVRLLNDATMEKDESHAGKVVLRSWYEKNKHIFPASRWEPYDPEKKWDRYTIR comes from the coding sequence ATGGCGCAGTACAAGGGCACCATGCGGGAGGCCGGCAGGGCAATGCACCTGATCAAGAAGcgggagaagcagaaggagcagaTGGAGGTGCTGAAGCAGCGTATCGCAGAGGAGACCATCATGAAATCCAAGGTGGACAAGAAGTTCTCGGCACACTACGATGCCGTGGAGGCTGAGCTGAAGTCCAGTACGGTGGGCCTGGTGACCCTGAATGACATGAAGGCCAAGCAGGAGGCCCTGCTGAGGGAGCGGGAGATGCAACTGGCCAAgagggagcagcaggagcagcgcCGGCTACAGCTGGAGATGCTGCGCGAGAAGGAGCGTCGGCGGGAGCGCAAGAGGAAGATCTCCAACTTGTCCTTCACTCTAGATGAGGAAGATGACCAAGAGGATGGCCGCTGGGGGGAGGGCACTGAGGCCCAGAGTGGTGGGCCCAAGAAGAACTTGGGCAAGAACCCCGATGTGGATACCAGCTTCCTGCCCGACCGTGAGCGCGAGGAGGAGGAGAACCGGCTGCGGGAGGAGCTGCGGCAGGAATGGGAGGCGAAGCGCGAGAAAGTGAAGGGCGAGGAGGTGGAGATCACTTTCAGCTACTGGGATGGTTCTGGCCACCGGCGCATGGTGCGCATGCGCAAGGGCAGCACCGTACAGCAGTTCCTGAAGCGGGCTCTTCAGGGGCTGCGCAGGGACTTCCGGGAGCTGCGCGCGGTGGGGGTGGAGCAGCTCATGTATGTCAAGGAGGACCTCATCCTGCCACACTACCACACCTTCTACGATTTCATTGTGGCCAAGGCGCGGGGCAAGAGCGGGCCACTTTTCAGCTTCGATGTGCACGACGATGTGCGGCTGCTGAACGATGCCACGATGGAGAAAGATGAGTCGCACGCGGGCAAGGTGGTGCTGCGCAGCTGGTACGAGAAGAACAAACACATCTTCCCCGCCAGCCGCTGGGAGCCCTATGACCCCGAGAAAAAGTGGGATAGGTACACCATCCGGTGA